One genomic segment of Myxocyprinus asiaticus isolate MX2 ecotype Aquarium Trade chromosome 14, UBuf_Myxa_2, whole genome shotgun sequence includes these proteins:
- the smim5 gene encoding small integral membrane protein 5, translated as MLQGTLTGNHWNLRFLLLAVLVIRMSASDDIMRILRHIWTRLQGLSQDHPLMQVAFLVILLFFLTFIALVIIGCVYGRCGCCKGTRNKVSSI; from the exons ATGTTACAAGGGACGTTAACTGGAAACCACTGGAATCTAAG ATTTCTGCTATTGGCCGTGTTGGTGATCAGAATGAGTGCATCAGATGACATCATGAGAATCCTCCGGCACATCTGGACCAGACTGCAGGGTCTTTCTCAAGACCACCCGCTCATGCAGGTGGCGTTTCTCGTCATCCTGCTGTTCTTCT TGACATTCATTGCTCTGGTCATCATTGGATGCGTTTATGGCCGCTGTGGCTGCTGCAAAGGGACCAGAAACAAAGTGTCTTCCATCTGA